A window from Listeria seeligeri serovar 1/2b str. SLCC3954 encodes these proteins:
- a CDS encoding T7SS effector LXG polymorphic toxin has product MPRLVIEEMKEIKDNISTYNDDLSDAVYEHYKNIVVLSETINIKGAAADTMKKYMATVQSNIAEKIINVSAELLTAVGTVKEDFESFEGDKKGIVGDSTIKDIKKQTEDYKKTFEDATDGDKKLLEEAAEFIATTKLNTETVIDTFGSSATKLQQYKDELDEHDAASLNQLTDVKERVDSLAKQIEEVCNNYRDAKGIIPSKVDSLTKEPWYSNEMKGAFNNMAEEDPFYYGAGDASLYEGQWVTGTNDAYAQAYARGVGATGSFKMDNDSIETSGEFSAASGNASAQYKALNVGVNATVLGGEGHFNLDDKGLDAGAEAHLASVDGSLTLGNADYNGFLNGNASLGNADANIAFNQNEIGAGAHASWARAEAEAGGTIGGVEISGGLSVGAQVGGGFSISTTGIEIDGALIFGIELSIKFP; this is encoded by the coding sequence ATGCCGAGACTAGTCATTGAAGAGATGAAGGAAATCAAGGATAATATATCTACATATAATGATGACTTATCAGATGCAGTTTATGAGCACTATAAAAATATCGTTGTTCTTTCTGAAACTATCAATATTAAAGGTGCAGCTGCAGATACAATGAAAAAATATATGGCAACTGTACAAAGTAATATTGCTGAAAAAATCATTAATGTTTCTGCCGAATTATTGACTGCTGTGGGAACTGTCAAAGAAGATTTTGAGTCCTTTGAAGGGGACAAAAAGGGTATTGTTGGTGATAGTACGATAAAAGATATCAAAAAACAAACAGAGGATTATAAGAAAACGTTTGAAGATGCGACGGATGGTGATAAAAAACTATTAGAAGAAGCAGCTGAATTCATTGCGACAACAAAATTAAATACAGAAACTGTAATAGATACATTTGGTAGTTCCGCAACAAAATTACAACAGTACAAAGATGAATTAGATGAACATGACGCAGCTAGTTTAAATCAACTGACTGATGTGAAGGAACGGGTTGATTCTTTAGCTAAGCAAATTGAGGAGGTATGTAATAATTATCGGGATGCAAAAGGTATTATCCCAAGTAAAGTAGATAGCCTTACAAAAGAGCCTTGGTATTCTAATGAAATGAAAGGTGCTTTTAACAATATGGCGGAAGAAGATCCTTTTTATTATGGCGCAGGAGATGCAAGTCTTTACGAGGGGCAATGGGTAACAGGAACAAATGATGCATACGCACAAGCATATGCACGAGGTGTTGGAGCAACAGGTTCATTTAAGATGGATAATGATAGTATTGAAACAAGTGGGGAATTTAGTGCTGCGAGTGGAAACGCTTCTGCGCAATATAAAGCTTTAAACGTTGGAGTGAATGCAACAGTATTAGGAGGAGAAGGTCACTTCAATTTGGATGATAAAGGTTTAGACGCGGGAGCTGAAGCGCATTTAGCTAGTGTAGACGGTTCTTTAACATTAGGCAATGCAGACTATAACGGCTTTCTTAATGGGAATGCTTCTTTAGGAAATGCAGATGCTAATATAGCATTTAATCAAAATGAAATAGGTGCTGGCGCACATGCCTCTTGGGCAAGGGCAGAGGCAGAAGCAGGGGGAACGATTGGCGGGGTTGAAATCTCTGGGGGTCTGAGTGTCGGAGCACAAGTTGGGGGTGGATTTAGTATAAGTACAACTGGGATAGAGATTGATGGAGCTTTGATTTTCGGCATTGAGCTCTCTATCAAATTCCCTTAA
- a CDS encoding YwqH-like family protein, with product MINKKSKQQKQLSLKEAELVQLDDKISQLKKIKTKLVDLKEEVKDIKKNVKSMVDDEHDYWKGDLKDNWEDKVKNDLIDDGVKAYIDKIDNNLDEVNIKIMEFENKKYSTEGVIGSLKSGINWLGTQIENLFN from the coding sequence TTGATTAATAAGAAAAGTAAACAGCAAAAACAATTATCTTTAAAAGAGGCTGAGTTAGTTCAGTTAGATGATAAAATTAGCCAATTGAAAAAAATTAAGACAAAATTAGTTGATTTAAAAGAGGAAGTTAAGGATATTAAAAAAAATGTGAAGTCAATGGTGGATGATGAACATGATTACTGGAAAGGAGACTTAAAAGATAATTGGGAAGATAAAGTTAAAAATGACTTGATAGATGATGGGGTGAAAGCGTATATTGATAAGATAGATAATAATTTAGACGAAGTGAACATAAAAATCATGGAGTTTGAAAATAAAAAATATAGCACAGAAGGTGTTATTGGCAGTTTGAAAAGTGGGATAAATTGGTTAGGAACACAGATTGAGAATTTATTTAACTAA
- a CDS encoding DUF4064 domain-containing protein, protein MNHFKTEKILTITGAILFMLMGLGILLIGSFTPVQFNINGDYYTATYWEVASISMGGFWLWTVFFGVPLMIGIMGLICWIFMKKQPKKGWGIVLIIMGVISFFSLVGVLYLVAGIMFLNNKYWRESNQWNKNGMEK, encoded by the coding sequence TTGAATCATTTTAAAACAGAAAAAATACTAACTATCACAGGAGCTATTCTATTTATGTTGATGGGGCTAGGGATTTTATTAATTGGGAGCTTTACCCCTGTCCAGTTTAATATTAATGGGGATTATTATACAGCCACCTACTGGGAAGTAGCGAGTATTAGTATGGGTGGTTTTTGGCTTTGGACAGTCTTTTTTGGGGTTCCACTTATGATAGGAATAATGGGATTAATTTGTTGGATTTTCATGAAAAAGCAACCTAAAAAAGGCTGGGGAATTGTACTAATTATTATGGGAGTTATTAGCTTTTTCTCTTTAGTAGGAGTTCTTTATTTAGTGGCAGGGATTATGTTTCTTAATAACAAATATTGGCGTGAGAGTAACCAATGGAATAAAAATGGAATGGAAAAATAA
- a CDS encoding YwqH-like family protein: MSTLSDLTRDYNNVLNDITSLKSELNIISDKADRLRIAAAEMQYCLEEITDIDASLVKIKIDGSIWEGKTKKDNESILEDTLKSGMKDYHSKVSDIYESYTNEISKLYQQHDDLSSSLRVKKAMKSHLKSEIKKEKESNDE; encoded by the coding sequence TTGTCAACATTAAGTGATTTAACAAGAGATTATAACAACGTGCTCAACGATATCACATCTTTAAAATCAGAGTTAAATATAATATCTGATAAGGCTGATAGGTTACGAATTGCAGCTGCAGAGATGCAATATTGCTTAGAAGAAATAACAGATATAGATGCATCTTTAGTAAAAATAAAAATAGATGGAAGTATATGGGAAGGGAAAACAAAAAAAGATAATGAAAGTATTTTAGAAGATACATTAAAAAGTGGTATGAAAGACTACCATAGTAAAGTATCTGACATTTATGAAAGCTATACAAATGAAATAAGCAAATTGTATCAGCAACATGATGATCTTTCATCGAGTTTAAGAGTAAAAAAAGCAATGAAATCTCATTTGAAAAGTGAAATAAAAAAAGAAAAGGAGTCAAACGATGAGTGA
- a CDS encoding T7SS effector LXG polymorphic toxin yields the protein MGKKVYFDEVQNFSNVFNQVGNEEIMRLHSLLENINEIGTLESFQGKSAQTAKAYLNEVHGTVMILLVQAISRVRELVTDDIGRFQQDVDSATTTIIDEEYLKEVKKKVEKNYTKFTEIHDSIDKTVSGVNDLVPNAVPSKIAIKDSKDDFVKNINLLDTHLENYDKRKRSGTNEVKKILKQVEAILLSEASYHDNGKGIISYNIGGIYEKDGVDKELINGNVLDVLGTGSDLFAMSITSKDMAILAMNNGLTVQKKMIGGKNQYTIYGNKEQLKNLDVKMNAAAASKSKVKIYDSSKMRGYSKYGNTIMEAYPVLRGMTGSSSEMLKGFAASIKDPFTGGYSNLSGVGKLAKGLGVFGVAVSVMSNANEALGDGFQGYTDVRKITVDSTIDVGISGGLVSGLGIAGAHFGPVGAIVGSVIGFAFDLGLSLRGDKDKLKTTVNEKMLQLENWYWVGGKVS from the coding sequence ATGGGAAAAAAAGTTTACTTTGATGAAGTACAAAATTTTTCAAATGTTTTCAACCAAGTAGGTAATGAGGAAATAATGCGACTACATTCTTTACTAGAAAATATAAATGAGATAGGAACTCTTGAATCATTTCAAGGAAAGTCAGCACAAACTGCAAAAGCTTATTTAAATGAAGTCCATGGAACAGTTATGATTCTATTAGTGCAAGCAATCTCACGAGTAAGAGAGCTAGTAACTGACGATATAGGTAGATTTCAACAAGACGTTGACAGTGCCACAACAACGATAATTGATGAAGAATATTTAAAGGAAGTAAAAAAGAAAGTTGAAAAAAACTATACTAAATTTACAGAGATACATGATAGTATTGATAAGACTGTCAGCGGAGTAAATGACTTGGTTCCTAATGCGGTACCATCTAAAATTGCCATAAAAGATAGTAAAGACGATTTCGTTAAAAACATTAATTTGCTAGATACCCACCTAGAAAATTATGATAAACGAAAACGTTCTGGAACTAACGAAGTCAAAAAAATCCTAAAGCAGGTAGAAGCTATACTACTGAGTGAAGCAAGTTATCATGATAATGGAAAAGGTATTATTAGTTATAATATTGGAGGGATTTATGAAAAAGATGGTGTGGATAAGGAATTAATAAATGGAAACGTATTAGACGTTTTAGGAACAGGTAGTGACCTATTTGCAATGTCGATTACATCCAAAGATATGGCTATTTTAGCAATGAATAATGGACTGACCGTTCAAAAGAAAATGATTGGTGGCAAAAACCAGTACACAATATATGGAAATAAGGAGCAATTAAAGAATTTAGATGTTAAGATGAATGCTGCAGCTGCAAGTAAAAGTAAGGTGAAGATATATGATAGTAGCAAAATGAGAGGATATTCAAAATATGGAAATACGATTATGGAAGCTTATCCAGTATTGCGTGGAATGACAGGCAGTTCATCGGAGATGCTAAAAGGATTTGCTGCAAGTATTAAAGACCCATTTACTGGCGGATATAGCAATTTATCGGGAGTTGGGAAACTAGCAAAAGGTTTAGGTGTGTTTGGTGTAGCTGTTTCGGTAATGTCAAACGCAAATGAAGCTTTGGGGGATGGATTCCAAGGATATACAGATGTTAGAAAAATTACAGTAGATTCAACTATTGATGTAGGAATATCGGGTGGGTTAGTATCGGGCCTGGGAATAGCTGGTGCTCACTTTGGTCCCGTAGGAGCAATAGTTGGGAGCGTAATAGGGTTCGCCTTTGATTTAGGCCTGAGTTTACGAGGTGATAAAGATAAGTTGAAGACAACTGTTAATGAAAAAATGTTACAATTAGAAAATTGGTATTGGGTAGGAGGGAAAGTAAGTTAA
- a CDS encoding DUF5085 family protein codes for MIVENRELTLNNVIGKNYIVEPKDLFVFLETFRDDLKKVGLTIIGRVVVAIESPLNAESYSIEILAEIDKSTIDKVEGAKFQSYYSVKNLIHTRAVGDLEKNLPAVFGEITEYVEVNRRNICTPVFNVLKSVENSPYIEVYVGLDPYDE; via the coding sequence ATGATTGTCGAAAACAGAGAATTAACATTAAATAATGTAATTGGGAAGAATTATATTGTAGAGCCAAAAGATTTATTTGTTTTTTTAGAAACTTTTCGTGATGATTTAAAAAAGGTTGGATTGACAATTATTGGACGAGTGGTTGTAGCGATTGAATCACCCCTTAATGCGGAATCTTATTCTATAGAAATTTTGGCAGAAATAGACAAATCAACTATTGATAAAGTGGAGGGTGCTAAATTTCAGTCCTATTATTCTGTTAAAAATTTGATACATACAAGGGCAGTCGGGGATTTGGAGAAGAATCTACCAGCTGTTTTTGGCGAAATTACAGAATATGTTGAAGTGAACAGGAGAAATATTTGTACGCCCGTTTTTAATGTCCTAAAGTCTGTTGAAAATTCACCTTATATAGAGGTTTACGTGGGTTTGGATCCATATGATGAGTAA
- a CDS encoding isocitrate lyase/PEP mutase family protein, translated as MEENYEKLKMMHQGNEALVLYNCWDVASARAIQAGGTKVMATSSYAIAGALGVEDGEYLTFDEMFEVISRIAKNVAVPLTVDIEGGYAGNSEELGQNIEQLINIGVSGVNVEDQLIGATSPALCNTEEHCDKIKTIKQTATKLNTDIFVNARTDIFFQGQEETEALVNEAIERTKAYAKAGADSIFIPGLLSPRLIRGFVQKSPLPVNVMLMDGMISVKELQEIGVKRISYGPNSYFQANLAIQQAAENIFGGVEVV; from the coding sequence ATGGAAGAAAATTATGAAAAGTTAAAAATGATGCACCAAGGAAATGAAGCGCTTGTTTTGTATAATTGTTGGGATGTTGCTTCTGCTAGGGCGATTCAAGCTGGTGGCACAAAGGTGATGGCGACGAGTAGTTACGCAATTGCGGGTGCGCTTGGAGTTGAGGATGGGGAGTATTTGACCTTTGATGAGATGTTTGAAGTGATTTCTCGAATTGCGAAAAATGTGGCTGTACCGTTAACAGTGGATATTGAGGGCGGCTATGCGGGAAACTCAGAAGAACTTGGGCAAAATATAGAGCAATTGATTAATATTGGAGTATCCGGAGTAAACGTGGAAGACCAACTCATCGGAGCGACCAGTCCCGCACTATGCAATACCGAAGAACATTGTGATAAAATCAAGACAATAAAACAAACAGCCACTAAACTAAATACTGACATTTTCGTAAATGCGCGGACAGATATTTTTTTTCAAGGGCAAGAAGAAACAGAAGCGTTAGTAAATGAAGCAATCGAACGGACAAAAGCCTATGCCAAAGCAGGCGCAGATTCGATTTTCATTCCGGGATTACTGTCGCCACGCCTAATTCGCGGTTTTGTTCAAAAATCTCCGCTACCAGTAAACGTCATGCTGATGGATGGGATGATTTCGGTCAAGGAATTGCAAGAAATCGGCGTAAAAAGAATAAGTTATGGACCAAATAGTTATTTTCAGGCCAATTTAGCGATTCAACAGGCGGCTGAAAATATTTTCGGGGGAGTCGAAGTAGTATGA
- a CDS encoding bifunctional transcriptional activator/DNA repair enzyme AdaA, which translates to MITNARDIDKYYDMLVEKNSNYEGVFFVGVKTTGILCRPTCPAKKPLKANCEFFSTAKEALLASYRPCKRCEPLSNPTKMSPAVKLLVDAIEKNPEKKWTDKDFDGLSISANTARRQFQKQFGMTFIEYARSRRLGLAFKHIRNGDSIINAQIDSGYESGNGFRDAFSKTMGDVPHKTNGITILYSAWLETKLGSMLAISDDDHLLLLEFVDRKGLEMEIKKLRTRLKAAISPEKTDVIRQVEAELELYFDGELVNFKTPIRYIGSEFQQGVWDELRRIPMGETISYKVLAEKLGKPTASRAVARANGANQLSLIVPCHRVINSNGELGGYGGGLARKEWLIKHEKMVPK; encoded by the coding sequence ATGATAACCAATGCGCGGGATATTGATAAATATTATGACATGTTAGTGGAGAAAAATTCGAATTATGAAGGCGTATTTTTTGTTGGGGTTAAAACGACTGGGATACTTTGTCGACCAACTTGTCCCGCGAAAAAACCGTTAAAAGCCAATTGTGAATTTTTTAGTACTGCAAAAGAAGCGCTTCTGGCATCATATCGGCCGTGTAAACGTTGCGAACCGCTTTCTAATCCAACGAAAATGTCCCCAGCTGTGAAATTACTTGTAGACGCGATTGAGAAAAATCCTGAGAAAAAGTGGACGGATAAGGATTTTGATGGGTTATCTATTAGTGCGAATACAGCGCGGCGCCAGTTTCAGAAGCAATTTGGAATGACATTTATTGAATATGCTCGGTCGCGTCGTTTGGGGCTTGCTTTTAAACACATTCGAAATGGTGATTCGATTATAAATGCGCAGATTGATAGTGGTTATGAATCTGGCAACGGGTTTCGGGATGCCTTTTCTAAAACGATGGGGGATGTTCCTCATAAAACGAACGGCATCACTATTTTGTATTCTGCGTGGCTTGAGACGAAACTTGGCTCGATGCTAGCGATTTCGGATGATGATCATTTACTGCTGTTAGAATTTGTGGATCGGAAAGGTCTGGAAATGGAGATTAAAAAATTGCGCACGCGGTTAAAAGCAGCAATTTCGCCTGAAAAAACGGATGTAATTAGACAGGTTGAAGCGGAATTGGAGCTGTATTTTGACGGGGAATTAGTGAATTTTAAAACGCCAATTCGTTATATTGGTTCAGAATTTCAGCAAGGAGTTTGGGATGAGTTGCGACGGATTCCTATGGGGGAAACGATTTCGTATAAAGTACTTGCGGAAAAGCTGGGCAAACCAACAGCGAGTCGAGCTGTCGCAAGGGCAAATGGCGCGAACCAACTATCGCTAATTGTCCCATGCCACCGAGTTATAAATAGTAATGGTGAATTGGGTGGTTATGGTGGTGGACTGGCTCGGAAAGAATGGCTGATTAAACATGAAAAGATGGTTCCAAAATAA
- a CDS encoding pentapeptide repeat-containing protein produces the protein MKKITAPRIPDEDLQIYPDDTYVIEDIGEISEQIFKKTTLTGEIFEHFNLETVVFDGCVFDSVSLVSVNLTDVIFRNCDLSNLDLMGAVIHRVRFENCKLIGVNFSDATLRNCVFDDCYADYVAFRYANLKWVSFDSGAYTNSDFSGAQLVDTYLERLDLNKAQFLNCALSGIDISSCIFESITAMPQDLKGVSIDYSHAPALMPLFGIRVK, from the coding sequence ATGAAAAAAATTACTGCGCCGCGGATTCCGGATGAGGATTTACAAATTTATCCAGATGACACATACGTGATTGAGGATATCGGGGAAATTAGTGAGCAAATCTTCAAAAAAACAACACTAACAGGAGAAATTTTCGAGCATTTTAATTTAGAAACAGTTGTTTTTGATGGCTGTGTTTTCGATTCTGTCTCTCTTGTAAGTGTAAATCTAACCGATGTAATTTTCAGAAACTGTGACTTATCGAATTTAGATTTGATGGGAGCCGTTATTCACCGAGTTCGGTTTGAAAATTGTAAATTAATCGGTGTAAATTTCAGTGATGCGACACTTAGAAATTGCGTTTTTGATGATTGTTATGCGGACTACGTAGCTTTTCGTTACGCTAATTTAAAATGGGTTTCGTTTGACTCTGGTGCTTATACGAATAGTGATTTCAGTGGTGCGCAATTAGTCGATACATACTTAGAACGTCTTGATTTAAATAAAGCTCAGTTCTTAAATTGCGCGCTGAGTGGCATTGATATCAGCTCTTGCATTTTTGAGTCTATTACTGCCATGCCACAAGACTTAAAAGGTGTGAGCATTGATTATTCGCATGCTCCAGCTTTAATGCCCTTATTTGGAATTCGCGTAAAATAA